From Granulicella sp. WH15, the proteins below share one genomic window:
- a CDS encoding radical SAM protein: MAKIKPNSETLFPILNAVPTGLARLAAEAAHTADGHLIEFKAIKSRSILNRSISKRRLSIAWSINPYRGCEFACRYCFARYTHEFLEPGPLGSSDGDPDAIQPWATAFERHIFLKQNAAWLLEQELRKLDRTDPLGEIVIGTATDPYQPIERTARITRSLLEVLARRSGRRLGIITKSTLIARDIDLLTEIARRNTLVLHITVTTPDARLARILEPRAPRPDLRLATVRRLREAGLITGILCSPLLPGITDTAEAIDRMAAHAAKADASFFAANPLYLKSCSRPTFQSFVREHYPHLAVEYAERFAQRAFAEKPYQERLQALVQESCQRHRVGERSGEVMILRAVGENKKPPTGIGIPIQTKLFG; encoded by the coding sequence ATGGCGAAAATAAAACCCAACTCGGAGACGCTCTTCCCTATCCTCAATGCCGTTCCCACCGGCCTCGCCCGCCTCGCCGCCGAGGCCGCCCATACTGCCGACGGCCACCTGATCGAGTTCAAAGCGATCAAGAGCCGATCCATCCTGAACCGCTCTATCTCCAAGCGCCGCCTCTCCATCGCTTGGTCGATCAACCCCTACCGCGGCTGCGAGTTCGCCTGCCGCTACTGCTTCGCCCGCTACACCCACGAGTTCCTCGAACCCGGCCCGCTGGGCAGCAGCGACGGCGATCCCGACGCGATTCAACCCTGGGCCACCGCCTTCGAACGCCACATCTTCCTGAAGCAGAACGCCGCCTGGCTGCTCGAGCAGGAGCTGCGCAAGCTCGACCGCACCGACCCCCTCGGCGAGATCGTCATCGGCACCGCCACCGATCCCTACCAGCCCATCGAGCGCACCGCCCGCATCACGCGCTCCCTGCTTGAAGTGCTGGCCCGCCGCTCGGGCCGCAGGCTCGGCATTATCACGAAGTCCACCCTGATCGCCCGCGACATCGACCTGCTCACCGAGATCGCGCGCCGCAACACGCTCGTGCTGCACATCACGGTCACCACTCCCGATGCCCGGCTCGCCCGCATCCTCGAGCCGCGTGCTCCCCGGCCCGACCTGCGCCTTGCGACCGTCCGGCGGCTGCGGGAGGCGGGGCTCATCACCGGCATCCTCTGCTCGCCGCTGCTGCCCGGCATCACCGACACCGCCGAGGCCATCGACCGCATGGCAGCCCACGCCGCGAAAGCCGACGCCAGCTTCTTCGCCGCCAACCCCTTGTATTTGAAGTCGTGCTCACGTCCAACGTTCCAGAGCTTCGTTCGTGAGCACTACCCCCACCTCGCCGTCGAATATGCCGAACGCTTTGCCCAACGGGCCTTTGCAGAAAAGCCTTACCAGGAACGGCTGCAAGCCCTGGTCCAGGAGTCCTGCCAGAGGCACCGGGTAGGCGAGCGCTCCGGCGAGGTGATGATATTGCGAGCCGTCGGAGAGAACAAAAAGCCGCCAACCGGTATAGGGATTCCAATCCAGACCAAGCTCTTCGGCTGA
- the rplA gene encoding 50S ribosomal protein L1: MAKKISKNLAKARALVEPRPYTLVDAVPLLQKAKYVKFDETVDLTLRLGVDPRHADQMVRGTVVLPHGLGGKSKVVAVIASGDRIKDAEAAGAEFFGGEELVEKIQKEGWTAFDALIATPDMMKSVGRLGKVLGPKGLMPNPKTGTVTTDVASAIREIKAGKVEFRTDKTALVHVPVGKLSFDPQKLVDNAMVVISSVMKAKPSAAKGRYVKGITLSSSMGPGIKLDDAVTDLAAKA; encoded by the coding sequence ATGGCAAAGAAGATCTCCAAGAACCTGGCGAAGGCGCGCGCGTTGGTTGAGCCGCGTCCCTACACGCTGGTCGATGCGGTTCCCCTGCTCCAGAAGGCCAAGTATGTGAAGTTTGACGAGACCGTCGACCTGACCCTGCGTCTGGGCGTCGATCCCCGTCACGCGGACCAGATGGTGCGCGGCACCGTCGTTCTGCCCCACGGTCTGGGCGGCAAGTCCAAGGTTGTCGCGGTAATCGCTTCGGGCGACCGCATCAAGGATGCCGAGGCTGCCGGCGCCGAGTTCTTCGGCGGCGAAGAGCTGGTCGAGAAGATTCAGAAGGAAGGCTGGACGGCCTTCGACGCGCTGATCGCGACCCCCGACATGATGAAGTCGGTCGGACGTCTCGGCAAGGTTCTCGGACCCAAGGGCCTGATGCCGAACCCCAAGACCGGCACCGTCACCACCGACGTCGCCAGCGCCATCCGCGAGATCAAGGCTGGTAAGGTCGAGTTCCGCACGGATAAGACGGCTCTGGTTCACGTTCCCGTGGGCAAGCTCTCGTTCGATCCGCAGAAGCTGGTCGACAACGCGATGGTCGTCATCTCGAGCGTCATGAAGGCGAAGCCTTCGGCCGCCAAGGGACGCTACGTCAAGGGCATCACGCTCAGCTCCTCGATGGGGCCTGGCATCAAGCTCGACGACGCGGTCACGGATCTCGCAGCCAAGGCTTAG
- a CDS encoding YoaK family protein gives MPLFYLRRLTGTHRTEIANRHLARYLAFVAGAANAGGFLAVRQYTSHMSGIVSAMADNLAAGDLEPVFTGLAAVFSFLMGAFLTTLLIRWARSRSLESEYALPLVLEALLLVLFGFTGRVFAGGRVLGTVMLLCLTMGLQNAIITKLSNAVIRTTHLTGMVTDIGIALGRLAFRAVAQHESSPPPELTTLQLHLSLIAMFFVGGVTGATGFKYAGFFFTLPLAVVLLVLAAMPVIDDLRRPVVTQQAKS, from the coding sequence GTGCCACTCTTTTATCTGCGCCGCCTGACCGGTACGCATCGAACGGAGATCGCCAACCGCCACCTGGCCCGCTACCTGGCCTTTGTGGCCGGGGCTGCGAACGCCGGGGGATTCCTCGCGGTCCGGCAGTACACCTCCCACATGTCGGGCATTGTTTCGGCCATGGCAGACAACCTCGCCGCCGGGGATCTGGAGCCGGTCTTCACCGGGCTGGCCGCGGTCTTCTCGTTCCTGATGGGGGCGTTCCTGACGACACTGCTGATCCGCTGGGCGCGCTCGCGGTCGCTCGAGAGCGAGTACGCGCTGCCGCTGGTCCTCGAGGCGTTGTTGCTGGTGCTCTTCGGCTTTACAGGACGAGTCTTCGCGGGTGGACGCGTGCTGGGCACGGTGATGCTGCTCTGCCTGACGATGGGGCTGCAGAACGCGATCATCACCAAGCTGTCGAACGCGGTGATCCGCACGACGCACCTGACGGGCATGGTGACCGATATCGGCATCGCGCTGGGCCGACTGGCGTTTAGGGCGGTGGCGCAGCACGAGTCGTCTCCCCCACCGGAGCTGACCACGCTGCAACTCCACCTGTCGCTCATCGCCATGTTCTTCGTCGGCGGCGTCACCGGCGCGACGGGGTTCAAGTACGCGGGCTTCTTCTTTACGCTGCCGCTGGCGGTGGTCCTGCTGGTGCTCGCGGCGATGCCGGTGATCGACGATCTGCGCCGTCCAGTCGTGACGCAGCAGGCAAAATCTTGA
- the rplL gene encoding 50S ribosomal protein L7/L12, whose protein sequence is MADLQQLEDSIVSLSLLEASALVKKLEERLGVSAAAAVAAPAAGGGAAAAAPVEEKTEFTVILKDGGANKIATIKAVREITALGLKEAKDLVDGAPKPLKENISKADAEAIAKKFEGVAAVEIK, encoded by the coding sequence ATGGCGGACCTACAGCAGTTGGAAGATTCGATCGTTAGCCTGAGCCTGCTCGAAGCATCGGCTCTGGTCAAGAAGCTTGAAGAGCGCCTCGGCGTCTCGGCGGCGGCGGCAGTTGCAGCTCCGGCTGCGGGCGGCGGCGCTGCGGCGGCGGCTCCCGTGGAAGAGAAGACCGAGTTCACGGTCATCCTGAAGGACGGCGGCGCCAACAAGATCGCGACCATCAAGGCGGTTCGCGAGATCACGGCCCTCGGTCTCAAGGAAGCCAAGGACCTGGTCGACGGCGCACCGAAGCCGCTCAAGGAGAACATCTCCAAGGCGGACGCGGAAGCCATTGCCAAGAAGTTCGAAGGCGTCGCGGCAGTCGAGATCAAGTAG
- the rplK gene encoding 50S ribosomal protein L11 codes for MAPKKITGYVKLQVMAAKATPAPPIGPALGQAQVNIMEFCKQFNDRTKDPSMAGLTIPVVISVYADRTFSFITKTPPAAVLLKKAAGIEKGSGTPNKEKKGKVTEQQIIEIATQKMPDLNSTTVEAAARSIRGTARSMGIEIVG; via the coding sequence ATGGCACCGAAGAAGATTACTGGATACGTCAAGCTACAGGTTATGGCCGCCAAGGCCACCCCCGCACCGCCGATCGGCCCGGCCCTCGGCCAGGCGCAGGTCAACATCATGGAGTTCTGCAAGCAGTTCAACGACCGGACCAAGGATCCTTCGATGGCTGGCCTGACGATCCCGGTCGTCATCTCTGTCTACGCAGACCGTACGTTCAGCTTCATCACCAAGACCCCTCCGGCTGCGGTTCTGCTGAAGAAGGCCGCCGGCATCGAGAAGGGCTCGGGCACTCCGAACAAGGAGAAGAAGGGCAAGGTCACCGAGCAGCAGATCATCGAGATCGCCACGCAGAAGATGCCTGACCTGAACTCGACCACGGTTGAGGCAGCGGCGAGGAGCATTCGCGGTACGGCTCGCTCGATGGGTATCGAGATTGTCGGTTAG
- the rplJ gene encoding 50S ribosomal protein L10 — protein MAISRATKAAKVKVLTKELESSTSAIIGTFKGMTAAKDFDLRKVVRGAGGSYHVVKNKLAARASQGSKVEAALQGLKGVSSVAYTSGDPVALAKALAAWVKDNAEFTFKLGIVDGKVISVQEIGDLATMPGKEELFSKLLFLIQSPAQRLATVINATGRDLAVVINQGVEKEKFSGSAPAAVAAPVAEAAAPVVETAVEEAPAAEAEAPAVEG, from the coding sequence ATGGCAATCAGCAGGGCAACCAAAGCGGCGAAGGTCAAGGTCCTCACCAAGGAGCTTGAGTCTTCCACGTCCGCTATCATCGGCACCTTCAAGGGTATGACCGCCGCCAAGGACTTCGATCTGCGCAAGGTCGTTCGCGGCGCGGGCGGAAGCTATCACGTCGTCAAGAACAAGCTGGCCGCGCGTGCGAGCCAGGGTTCGAAGGTTGAGGCCGCTCTCCAGGGTCTCAAGGGCGTCTCCTCGGTCGCCTACACCTCGGGCGATCCCGTCGCGCTGGCGAAGGCGCTGGCGGCGTGGGTCAAGGACAACGCGGAGTTCACCTTCAAGCTGGGCATCGTCGACGGCAAGGTGATCTCGGTGCAGGAGATTGGCGACCTGGCCACGATGCCGGGCAAGGAAGAGCTGTTCTCGAAGCTGCTGTTCCTCATCCAGTCCCCGGCGCAGCGCCTGGCGACCGTCATCAACGCCACGGGCCGCGATCTCGCGGTGGTTATCAACCAGGGCGTCGAGAAGGAGAAGTTCTCGGGTTCGGCCCCGGCCGCTGTTGCGGCTCCCGTAGCCGAGGCTGCTGCTCCTGTTGTGGAGACGGCTGTCGAAGAGGCTCCTGCTGCAGAGGCAGAGGCTCCTGCGGTCGAGGGCTAA